The region GACGTCGTGATGACCCACTGTCACTCGACGGACGCCCTCTCGTGTGTCGAAGCCGCCCTCGAGGACGGCAAGGAGATCGAAGCGATCGTCAAGGAAACTCGGCCGAGAAAGCAAGGCCACATCACGGCGCGGCAGTTGCGCGAGTGGGGAGTTCCGGTGACGCTCGTCGTCGACAACGCGGCGCGTCGGTACCTCGACCGGGCGGATCACGTCCTCGTCGGCGCGGACAGCATCGCGGCCGACGGCAGCGTGATCAACAAGATCGGAACGAGCGGGCTTGCAGTCAACGCGCGCGAGCGCGGCGTTCCGGTGATGGTCGCCGCACAGACGATCAAACTCCACCCGGACACGATGACTGGCCACACGGTCGAAATCGAGATGCGCGCGGAGAGCGAAATCGTCTCGGACGACGAACGAGCCGACATCGACGACGAGTACACCGACGACGGCCTCGTCGTCGAGAATCCGGCGTTCGACGTCACCCCGCCGCGCTACGTCGACGCCATCGTCACCGAGCGCGGCCAGTACCCGCCGGAGAGCATCGTGACACTCATGCGAGAGCTCTTCGGCGAGACGACCAGCGAGCCGTGGGAGCCCTAACTCCGAGAATCAGGCGTTGATACTGTCGCCTTCGAGGAGTCCACCGGGACAGAGACGTGATCGATTTGAGTTGTTGTCAATCGGAAATTGTTTGGTAATGGTGTGTGCCAGTAGCTATATGGTAGTACCTGAGGGGTTTGTGCTTCCACCGTGGTATCTTCTCGTCCCGCTTTTAGTCGTGCTGGTGGGGATCGTGGCACTGCTGTGGGCACTCGGACCGCCAGTGACCGATCGAACGGTTCTGGCGTTCGCACCGTGGATGATGTTCGGATCGACGCTCCACGTGTTACATCGCATCGACGCCTATCCGGACAACCTCGAGTCGTTGTTCGCCGCGCCGAGCGTCTACCTCGTGACGGCGGTGATCGCCGGTAGCGCCTGGATCATCGGAATCTTCCTCTACGCAGGTGGCTTGCAGCCGACGATCGAACGATTCGTCGGGATCTCGGGGACCGCGTTCTTTGCCGTCTTCGTCATGATCTTCCTCAACATCGGCTGGGCGGTTGGGAACTTTGAACTGTTCTGGCCCGTCATCAGCGTCGTCATCGCCGGCGCCGTCACTGCCATCGCCTGGATCGCACTCAGCCTCCGCTACACCGGCGTCGCTGCGACGACGAGTATTACCGGCGTGATCGTCGTCTTCGGCCACGCCCTAGACGGCGTCTCGACCGCAATCGGTTACGACGTCCTCGGCGCCGCAGAAGAGGTCCCGCTCTCGAGGCTCATTCTCGAGGCCGGCGAGTCGCTGCCGACGGACGAGTACATCGGTGCCGGCTGGGTGTTCATCGTGGTCAAAGTCCTGCTCGCAGTGGTGATCCTCGGACTCTTCAAGGAGTACGTCGACGAACGGCCACAGCAGGCGCGAGTGGTGCTCGCCCTGATCGCAGCGGTCGGCCTCGGGCCGGGCGTTCACAACGTCTTACAGTTTGTTATCACCTAGATTTTTTTCGGAGACCCCCGTCTTTGCTGTCGTATCGAATGGGCCCCACCGTACTCGCCGCCGGCCACGTCAACTGGGATGTGACGCTTCGCGTCGACCGACTCCCCGAAGCCGACGGTGAAGCGACGATTCGCTCGCAACGTCAATCCGGCGGCGGCAGTGCCGCGAACGTCGCCGCCGCCCTCGCCGGCCTCGAGGTCGAGACGGGACTGATCGGTAGCGTCGGTGACGACGACAACGGCTTGCTCGCGAGACGCGAACTCGAGGAGGCTGGCGTCGCGTTGTCGGGGGTACAGGTCGTCGAGGACGCCAGTACGGCCGTCAAGTACCTGCTCGTCGACGATACGGGCGAAGTATCGATTCTCGGCACCGACGGCGTCAACGAAGCCATCGAGCCGTCGGACCTCGAGCCGACCCGTATCCGTACGGCCGATCACGTGCACCTGACGAGCCAGCGTCCCGAAACTGCCAGCGCGATCGCGAGCACCGCTGGGGACGCCGGCGTCACCGTCAGCTTCGACCCCGGACGTCGATTCGGCGACCGCGAGTACGGAGAGACGCTCGAGCACACCGATATCCTGTTCGTCACCGATCGGGAGGCGACGGCACTGGTCGACGAACCTGCGAAACACCGAGGCGGTGAGCAGTTGCTCGTGACGACCTCCGGCGACGACGGCGCAACGGTCAGACGCGGGGCAAAAACGTACACCCACCCCGGCTACGACGTGACGGCGGCAGACAGCGCAGGTGCCGGCGACGCGTTCGCGGCCGGATTCATCGCATCGCGACTCGAGGGAGCCGATCTCGAGCAGGCGCTCGAGTACGCAAACGCCTGTGGAGCATTGACGGCGAGTCGAGACGGGGCGCGAAGCGCACCGACGGCGACGGCACTCGAGGAGTTTCTCAGTGAACGATCGTGACCAATAGACCTTTTATCCAGCCAAGAGCCCCCCAAACCCGTCGCCGTCTGGCAATTATCACCGATCGTTGTCTGACGGTAATTATATAGTCCGAGCCGTTGGCCGTTCATATGGAACGTCACGGAAACGTGACGGAGAGACATGACGGAAGGAAGGATTAGCGAGTCCCACGGATGCGAATTTGCACGTCGCGTCCGCTACGATCGAGAGACCAACGAACCGCCAAGTATCGCAACCGCAACAGCGCTGGCCCAATACTACGGTGAAGACGTCGCGGCAACCAGCATGCGGCTGTACGACTACATCGATCCCGATGCACTCGATGCCCTCTTCGCGGACACTCACAGCGGAACGACGCGGGCCGCAGGGAGTGTCGAATTCACGGTCGAAGACGTTCAGGTAACGATTCAGCCCGGACAGATCGAAATCCGTCCGGCCGAGTAAGAGGTATTCACAGCCGAGTGAACGACCCAGTGGGTGGAACGGGGACGACGCAGGTCGCGATCCGACGGACGTTCGGGACCCGTCCTCGAATATTTTTCTCACCGAAACTGAGTCGGCCGCTAGTCATGTATCACGGAGAGTACGGGCTATCCTCGAGTCGCTCCGGAAATGACTTACAGTAGTCGGCATGAAACGGAGGGTATGGCAACGCAGCCACACCTGTTAGTCGATGACGGAGAGTTGACGGATCGGGTACTCATTCCGGGCGACCCCGGTCGCGTCGACCGCATCGCTACTCACTGCGACAGTTCGGAAACGGTCGCCGAAAACCGCGAGTACAAGGTCGTCAACGCGACCTACGAGGGAACTGAGTTGACGATTTGTTCGACCGGAATCGGCTGTCCCTCCGCAGCAATCGCGGTCGAAGAACTCGCGAACGTCGGCGTCGAGACCTTCATCCGCGTCGGGACGACCGGAGCGCTCCAGTCGGACATCGAAATCGGCGACATGGTCGTCGCGACCGGTGCCGCGAAGAACGAAGGAACCTCGAAACGCTACGAAGACGTCGAGTACCCGGCCGTGCCGGACTACGACGTCGTCTCGAGTCTCGTCGACTCCGCCAAGGCCAACGACGAAGAGATCCACGTCGGACCGATCGCCTCCGACGACGCCTACTACGCCGAAACCGACGAACACGTCGCCGACTGGGAAGACGCCGGCTTGCTCTGCGTCGAGATGGAAGCCGCCGCCGTCTTCACGCTCGCGCGCCGGAAGGGGCTCCGCGCCGGTGCCATCTGTACCGTCGACGGCAACCTCGTCGAAGGCACCCAGAAGGGAACCGACACCGAAGACGACGAACTCCCGGACAAAGCCAAAAACAACGTCGGCCGCGCCATCGACATCTCGCTCGAGGCCATCACGCAACACTAACGCGGAAAATCGCCGCA is a window of Natronorubrum sediminis DNA encoding:
- a CDS encoding ribose 1,5-bisphosphate isomerase; protein product: MTDRHHAVDSAVASTADDIAEMRTRGAATIADAAAGALATQAKRSEATTEAAFRTELRAAAKTLYETRPTAVSLPNALRYVLRGMEGATVAELRASTIDQAEAFQRELAQAQSKLGTVGSNRLRDGDVVMTHCHSTDALSCVEAALEDGKEIEAIVKETRPRKQGHITARQLREWGVPVTLVVDNAARRYLDRADHVLVGADSIAADGSVINKIGTSGLAVNARERGVPVMVAAQTIKLHPDTMTGHTVEIEMRAESEIVSDDERADIDDEYTDDGLVVENPAFDVTPPRYVDAIVTERGQYPPESIVTLMRELFGETTSEPWEP
- a CDS encoding DUF63 family protein, with translation MVVPEGFVLPPWYLLVPLLVVLVGIVALLWALGPPVTDRTVLAFAPWMMFGSTLHVLHRIDAYPDNLESLFAAPSVYLVTAVIAGSAWIIGIFLYAGGLQPTIERFVGISGTAFFAVFVMIFLNIGWAVGNFELFWPVISVVIAGAVTAIAWIALSLRYTGVAATTSITGVIVVFGHALDGVSTAIGYDVLGAAEEVPLSRLILEAGESLPTDEYIGAGWVFIVVKVLLAVVILGLFKEYVDERPQQARVVLALIAAVGLGPGVHNVLQFVIT
- a CDS encoding carbohydrate kinase family protein, producing MGPTVLAAGHVNWDVTLRVDRLPEADGEATIRSQRQSGGGSAANVAAALAGLEVETGLIGSVGDDDNGLLARRELEEAGVALSGVQVVEDASTAVKYLLVDDTGEVSILGTDGVNEAIEPSDLEPTRIRTADHVHLTSQRPETASAIASTAGDAGVTVSFDPGRRFGDREYGETLEHTDILFVTDREATALVDEPAKHRGGEQLLVTTSGDDGATVRRGAKTYTHPGYDVTAADSAGAGDAFAAGFIASRLEGADLEQALEYANACGALTASRDGARSAPTATALEEFLSERS
- a CDS encoding HalOD1 output domain-containing protein, whose protein sequence is MTEGRISESHGCEFARRVRYDRETNEPPSIATATALAQYYGEDVAATSMRLYDYIDPDALDALFADTHSGTTRAAGSVEFTVEDVQVTIQPGQIEIRPAE
- a CDS encoding nucleoside phosphorylase; its protein translation is MATQPHLLVDDGELTDRVLIPGDPGRVDRIATHCDSSETVAENREYKVVNATYEGTELTICSTGIGCPSAAIAVEELANVGVETFIRVGTTGALQSDIEIGDMVVATGAAKNEGTSKRYEDVEYPAVPDYDVVSSLVDSAKANDEEIHVGPIASDDAYYAETDEHVADWEDAGLLCVEMEAAAVFTLARRKGLRAGAICTVDGNLVEGTQKGTDTEDDELPDKAKNNVGRAIDISLEAITQH